A window of the Rhizobium brockwellii genome harbors these coding sequences:
- the cheB gene encoding protein-glutamate O-methylesterase CheB, whose translation MSAPARVLVVDDSPTMRGLITAVLSSDPEVNVIGQAGDALEAREAIKRLNPDVLTLDIEMPNMNGLDFLEKIMTLRPMPVIMVSTMTHRGAEATLAALEIGAFDCVGKPAPGELRPFGDLAEKVKAAARTQRQYSQPVAAVAPPPSVADFRVGRKIVAIGSSTGGVEALIAVLQKFPANCPPTVITQHMPPTFTKSFAERLNRLCAPVVQEATDGARLEIGKIYLAPGGERHLQVSNASAPCCRLIDRAPVNGHRPSVDVLFDSVAELAGRNAVGVILTGMGRDGAAGLLKMRHAGARTLGQNEKTCVVYGMPRVAHELGAVEQQLPLSAIGEEILKMTAARKEGTE comes from the coding sequence ATGAGCGCTCCGGCAAGGGTTCTCGTTGTTGACGACTCGCCGACGATGCGGGGGTTGATCACTGCCGTGCTGAGTTCCGACCCCGAGGTCAACGTCATTGGCCAGGCCGGCGACGCTCTGGAAGCGCGAGAGGCGATCAAGCGGCTGAACCCCGACGTCCTGACGCTCGACATCGAGATGCCGAACATGAACGGTCTCGATTTCCTCGAAAAGATCATGACGCTGCGGCCGATGCCGGTGATCATGGTATCCACAATGACCCATCGCGGCGCCGAGGCGACGCTTGCGGCGCTGGAGATCGGCGCGTTCGACTGCGTCGGCAAGCCGGCGCCGGGCGAACTCAGGCCGTTTGGCGACCTTGCCGAGAAGGTCAAGGCCGCCGCACGCACGCAGCGCCAGTATTCCCAGCCTGTTGCCGCCGTCGCGCCTCCGCCCTCGGTCGCCGATTTCCGCGTCGGCCGCAAGATCGTCGCGATCGGCTCGTCGACCGGCGGCGTCGAGGCGCTGATTGCCGTGCTGCAGAAATTTCCGGCGAATTGCCCGCCGACCGTCATCACCCAGCATATGCCACCGACCTTCACCAAGAGCTTCGCCGAACGGCTGAACCGCCTCTGTGCGCCGGTGGTGCAGGAAGCGACCGACGGTGCCCGTCTCGAAATCGGCAAGATCTATCTGGCGCCCGGCGGCGAGCGTCACCTCCAGGTCAGCAACGCCTCAGCGCCGTGCTGCCGTCTCATTGATCGGGCACCGGTCAACGGTCACCGCCCCTCGGTGGACGTGCTATTCGATTCGGTCGCGGAACTGGCGGGCCGTAATGCCGTCGGCGTGATTTTGACCGGAATGGGCCGCGATGGCGCCGCCGGATTGTTGAAAATGCGCCACGCCGGCGCCAGAACGCTCGGCCAGAACGAAAAAACCTGTGTCGTTTACGGAATGCCAAGGGTTGCCCACGAACTTGGCGCCGTTGAGCAGCAGCTGCCGCTGTCTGCCATTGGTGAAGAAATATTGAAAATGACAGCCGCCCGAAAGGAAGGGACCGAATAA
- a CDS encoding response regulator, producing MSIAEKIKVLIVDDQVTSRLLLSDALTQLGFKQITSAGDGEQGMKIMAEQPHHLVISDFNMPKMDGIGFLQAVRTNPNTKKAAFIILTAQGDRALVQKAAQLGANNVLAKPFTIEKMKAAIEAVFGALK from the coding sequence ATGTCGATCGCGGAGAAAATCAAAGTTCTGATCGTCGACGATCAGGTAACGAGCCGGTTGCTGCTCAGCGACGCGCTGACCCAGCTCGGTTTCAAGCAGATCACCTCGGCCGGCGACGGCGAGCAGGGTATGAAGATCATGGCCGAGCAGCCGCACCACCTGGTGATCTCGGACTTCAACATGCCGAAGATGGATGGCATCGGCTTCCTTCAGGCCGTGCGCACCAACCCGAACACCAAGAAGGCGGCTTTCATCATCTTGACCGCCCAGGGCGACCGCGCACTGGTGCAGAAGGCGGCCCAGCTCGGCGCCAATAACGTGCTCGCCAAGCCGTTCACGATCGAGAAGATGAAAGCGGCTATCGAAGCCGTGTTTGGAGCCTTGAAATGA